From Asterias amurensis chromosome 3, ASM3211899v1, a single genomic window includes:
- the LOC139935250 gene encoding cytochrome b5-like gives MEIGNAELVTDTDKASNLMTLQDYANSNGLGASGRSPIGSNESYQLALDIVGYDGLKQYTLSEVAEHWESKSCWIVLFDFVFDVTKFLHEHPGGWEILMEHAGIDATLAFKGKGHSEIAHKMLLKYCIGQLVRSERIYSS, from the exons ATGGAGATTGGGAATGCTGAACTAGTAACTGACACAGACAAAGCATCTAATTTGATGACACTTCAAGACTATGCAAATAGCAATGGTTTAGGGGCCAGTGGCCGTTCACCCATAGGCTCCAATGAATCTTACCAGTTGGCGCTGGATATTGTTGGGTATGATGGATTGAAGCAATACACACTCAGCGAAGTTGCCGAACACTGGGAGTCAAAGTCCTGTTGGATTGTTCTTTTCGACTTTGTTTTTGATGTAACCAAATTCTTGCATGAG CATCCAGGAGGATGGGAAATATTGATGGAACATGCAG GTATTGATGCAACACTTGCCTTTAAGGGTAAAGGTCACTCAGAAATAGCTCACAAAATGCTGCTCAAATATTGCATCGGACAGCTGGTCAGG